The nucleotide window CCAACCAAAGACGAAGAGAGAAGATTTATACGACAGGGAAAAGGAGCTTTCGGAGTTCAAGGAAGCCTTAGATCTGGGAGAGAGGCTCGTCCTCCTCCTGGGCATACGACGTCTTGGAAAGAGCTCCCTCCTAAACGTGGCCCTCTCAGAAGCAAGCTATCCTTACGCCAAAATAGACGTTCGCTCCATGTACTTCACCCGTGGCTCCATTCCGCAGGAAATCCTCGCGAAAAGAATCCTGAGTTCGCTCATCGAATCCCTTCCCCCAAGTGGAAAACTCAGGCTCGGCATGACGGAGGCACTTTCATCAATCCGGGGAATCCGTCTTTCGGGAGTTCACGTGGAGTTCGAGAAGAAGCCAGACCTCGCCGAAATTCTGGAAAAGATAGACTCCTGGGCGGGAAGTGAAGGGAGACGGGTCATCATAGGGTTTGACGAAGCCCAGTACCTTCGCCTCTCAGGCATACAGTACGATGGGCTGATAGCTTACGCCGTTGATAACCTTCCAAACCTAACCTTCGTTCTAACGGGCTCGGAGGTTGGAATGCTCCACGACTTCCTCGGCCTTGATAATCCCAAGAAACCGCTTTTCGGCAGGTACGCCAGGGAAATAACACTGGAGAGATTCAGCCGGGAACAGAGCATTGGGTTCCTGGAAACGGGTTTCAAAGAGCTTGGAATCGATATAAGTCCTTCAGAGCTCGAACGAGCAGTTGATAAACTCGACGGAATCGTGGGCTGGCTGAGCATGTACGGCTACCTCAGGGGAATCCAAAAGCTCCCGGAAAGGGATGCCTTGAATGAGCTGTTCCACAGGGCACAGGCTCTGGTATTGGATGAACTTTCCTCCCTGCTTTCACATAGCAAGCGGTACGGGTTCATACTTAAGGCCGTTGCAATGGGCAACGAAAGGTGGAGCGATATAAAGGAGTACCTGGAATTCAAAGCGGGCAAGATA belongs to Thermococcus camini and includes:
- a CDS encoding AAA family ATPase, whose product is MLFDLQPKTKREDLYDREKELSEFKEALDLGERLVLLLGIRRLGKSSLLNVALSEASYPYAKIDVRSMYFTRGSIPQEILAKRILSSLIESLPPSGKLRLGMTEALSSIRGIRLSGVHVEFEKKPDLAEILEKIDSWAGSEGRRVIIGFDEAQYLRLSGIQYDGLIAYAVDNLPNLTFVLTGSEVGMLHDFLGLDNPKKPLFGRYAREITLERFSREQSIGFLETGFKELGIDISPSELERAVDKLDGIVGWLSMYGYLRGIQKLPERDALNELFHRAQALVLDELSSLLSHSKRYGFILKAVAMGNERWSDIKEYLEFKAGKINDSKFSSLLKNLVKYGYLDKSANGYVIPDPVVEEVIKGLQLTPG